In one Methylobacterium sp. SyP6R genomic region, the following are encoded:
- a CDS encoding SufB/SufD family protein: protein MADVTTLRTAAETGLSKLFEVQRLKLPGAAIAREEAFRYFEAAGLPHRRVEAFKYTDLRAAVREAAPPAEAPEPETARNAVKAARGFAGIEAARLTFVNGHLIAALSDLSGLPEGLEVVTFAKAMAEGHPLLDHLAPVEQTRENPIYQLNAAFMADGAVIKVEAGARIERALHLRFIGTGEAPFSTATRVLVVAGDESEVTLLESHEGPDGIAYQPNDVLDVVVGDRARVLHSRLNIEGDAAIALSTVSARLGAGSHIETVNVVTGAVLSRHQLYLHFAGDDATATVNGAAMIRDGQLADSTLLADHAAVGGISREQFKTVIDGDATGVFQGKIIVRQIAQKTDGKMKSDCLLLTDEGQMMNKPELEIFADDVACGHGATCGAPDEDLLFYLMARGLPRPQAESLLVQAFLGEAIEAVTHEGARDAMIAETEAWLARRG from the coding sequence ATGGCCGACGTCACGACCCTCCGCACCGCCGCCGAGACCGGGCTGTCGAAGCTCTTCGAGGTCCAGCGGCTCAAGCTCCCCGGGGCGGCCATCGCCCGCGAGGAAGCGTTCCGCTATTTCGAGGCGGCGGGCCTGCCGCATCGCCGCGTCGAGGCCTTCAAGTACACCGACCTGCGCGCTGCTGTGCGCGAGGCCGCCCCGCCGGCCGAGGCGCCCGAGCCCGAGACTGCCCGCAATGCGGTCAAGGCGGCCCGGGGCTTTGCCGGGATCGAGGCCGCACGCCTGACCTTCGTCAACGGCCACCTGATCGCGGCGCTCTCCGACCTGTCCGGCCTGCCCGAGGGCCTGGAGGTGGTCACCTTCGCGAAGGCCATGGCCGAGGGTCATCCGCTCCTCGACCACCTCGCCCCGGTCGAGCAGACCCGCGAGAACCCGATCTACCAGCTCAACGCCGCCTTCATGGCGGACGGGGCGGTGATCAAGGTCGAGGCCGGCGCCAGGATCGAGCGCGCCCTGCACCTGCGCTTCATCGGCACCGGCGAGGCTCCGTTCTCGACCGCGACCCGCGTGCTGGTCGTGGCCGGGGATGAGTCCGAGGTGACGCTGCTCGAGAGCCACGAGGGCCCGGACGGGATCGCCTACCAGCCCAACGACGTCCTCGACGTCGTGGTCGGCGACCGCGCCCGCGTGCTGCACAGCCGGCTCAACATCGAGGGTGATGCCGCCATCGCGCTCTCGACCGTCTCGGCCCGCCTCGGCGCCGGCTCGCACATCGAGACCGTCAACGTGGTGACCGGCGCGGTGCTGTCGCGCCACCAGCTCTACCTGCACTTCGCCGGCGACGACGCGACCGCCACGGTCAACGGCGCCGCGATGATCCGCGACGGCCAGCTCGCCGACTCGACGCTGCTCGCCGATCACGCGGCGGTCGGCGGCATCAGCCGCGAGCAGTTCAAGACAGTCATCGACGGCGACGCCACCGGCGTGTTCCAGGGCAAGATCATCGTCCGGCAGATCGCCCAGAAGACCGACGGCAAGATGAAGTCGGACTGCCTCCTCCTCACCGACGAGGGGCAGATGATGAACAAGCCGGAGCTGGAGATCTTCGCCGACGACGTGGCCTGCGGCCACGGCGCCACCTGCGGCGCGCCGGACGAGGACCTGCTGTTCTACCTGATGGCCCGCGGCCTGCCGCGGCCCCAGGCCGAGAGCCTGCTGGTCCAGGCCTTCCTCGGCGAGGCGATCGAGGCGGTGACCCACGAGGGGGCCCGCGACGCAATGATCGCCGAGACCGAAGCCTGGCTCGCCCGCCGCGGCTAA
- a CDS encoding cysteine desulfurase, whose product MNAPVLQTPYDVEAIRAQFPILSQQVYGKPLVYLDNAASAQKPRAVIDAMSGAMETAYANVHRGLHFMANAATDGFEGARETTRQFLNARSTDEIIFTRNATEAYNLVATCMGWAGLIGEGDEIILSIMEHHSNIVPWHFLRERRGAVLKFAPVDDEGNFLVEEFEKLFSPRTKMVAITQMSNVLGTVTPAEEIVRIAHAHGVPVLLDGAQSAVHQAIDVQALDCDFFVFTGHKVYGPTGIGVLYGKKEWLERLPPYQGGGEMIEIVEEERITYNAPPHRFEAGTPAIIEAIGLGAALEFMMSLGRERIAAHEAHLLAYAQDALRGMNSLRIIGTAKHKGAVISFEMKGAHAHDVATVIDRQGVAVRAGTHCAMPLLKRFGTTSTCRASFGLYNTTAEIDALVSALTRAERMFA is encoded by the coding sequence ATGAACGCACCCGTCCTCCAGACCCCCTACGACGTCGAGGCGATCCGGGCGCAATTCCCGATCCTGTCGCAGCAGGTCTACGGCAAGCCGCTGGTCTATCTCGACAACGCCGCCTCGGCGCAGAAGCCGCGGGCGGTGATCGACGCCATGTCGGGCGCGATGGAGACGGCCTATGCCAACGTGCATCGCGGCCTGCACTTCATGGCGAATGCGGCGACGGACGGCTTCGAGGGCGCGCGCGAGACGACGCGCCAGTTCCTCAACGCCCGCTCCACCGACGAGATCATCTTCACCCGCAACGCCACCGAGGCCTACAATCTCGTCGCGACCTGCATGGGCTGGGCCGGGCTGATCGGCGAGGGTGACGAGATCATCCTGTCGATCATGGAGCACCATTCCAACATCGTGCCCTGGCACTTCCTGCGCGAGCGCCGCGGCGCCGTGCTGAAATTCGCCCCCGTCGACGACGAGGGCAACTTCCTGGTCGAGGAGTTCGAGAAGCTCTTCTCGCCCCGCACCAAGATGGTGGCGATCACCCAGATGTCGAACGTCCTCGGCACGGTGACGCCGGCGGAAGAGATCGTCCGCATCGCGCATGCCCACGGCGTGCCGGTGCTGCTCGACGGGGCGCAGAGCGCCGTCCACCAGGCGATCGACGTCCAGGCCCTCGATTGCGACTTCTTCGTCTTCACCGGCCACAAGGTCTACGGGCCGACCGGCATCGGCGTGCTCTACGGCAAGAAGGAGTGGCTGGAGCGTCTGCCCCCCTACCAGGGCGGCGGCGAGATGATCGAGATCGTCGAGGAGGAGCGCATCACCTACAACGCGCCCCCGCACCGCTTCGAGGCGGGCACCCCGGCGATCATCGAGGCGATCGGGCTCGGCGCGGCGCTCGAATTCATGATGTCGCTCGGCCGCGAGCGCATCGCCGCCCACGAGGCGCATCTGCTGGCCTACGCGCAGGACGCCCTGCGCGGGATGAACAGCCTGCGGATCATCGGCACGGCGAAGCACAAGGGCGCGGTGATCTCCTTTGAGATGAAGGGTGCGCACGCCCACGACGTCGCCACGGTGATCGACCGCCAGGGCGTTGCGGTGCGGGCCGGCACCCACTGCGCCATGCCGCTGCTCAAGCGCTTCGGCACCACTTCCACCTGTCGCGCCTCGTTCGGCCTGTATAATACGACGGCGGAGATCGACGCCCTCGTCTCGGCCCTGACCCGGGCCGAACGGATGTTCGCGTGA
- a CDS encoding Uma2 family endonuclease, with amino-acid sequence MEAAMADAARRRMTPEEFFRWQEDQDEPFELVDGVPVPKHRMMTGASVQHDRVTVNVIIALGNKLRGSRCRPTTDDVSLRTSITTIRRPDVTVECGELVYDTHESREPRLVVEVASPSTTTVDRTVKLEEYKRHPTLRSILLLETVAPVALLYRREGEGWQPVLFEGLDAVIALPEIGASLALAEVYDGLAFPPRITDAMR; translated from the coding sequence ATGGAGGCGGCGATGGCGGATGCGGCGCGGCGGCGGATGACGCCGGAGGAATTCTTTCGCTGGCAGGAGGACCAGGACGAGCCGTTTGAACTCGTCGATGGCGTTCCGGTCCCGAAGCACCGGATGATGACCGGGGCGAGCGTCCAGCATGACCGGGTGACGGTGAACGTCATCATCGCCTTGGGCAATAAGCTGCGTGGCTCCCGCTGCCGCCCGACGACCGACGATGTCTCGCTGCGAACCAGTATCACCACGATCCGGCGGCCCGACGTCACGGTCGAGTGTGGCGAACTGGTCTACGACACCCACGAATCCCGCGAGCCACGCCTCGTCGTCGAGGTCGCCTCTCCGTCCACGACCACTGTCGACCGGACGGTGAAACTGGAGGAGTACAAGCGCCATCCGACGCTCCGGTCCATCCTGCTCCTCGAGACCGTGGCGCCGGTCGCCCTGCTCTACCGCCGCGAGGGGGAGGGCTGGCAACCGGTGCTGTTCGAAGGCCTCGATGCCGTCATCGCCCTGCCGGAGATCGGCGCGAGCCTGGCGCTGGCCGAGGTCTATGACGGCCTCGCCTTCCCGCCCCGCATCACCGACGCGATGCGCTGA
- the parE gene encoding DNA topoisomerase IV subunit B → MSEAARDLFGAGGKPPGTPPEPKPPADPLKAEAVKRPKPVAVSAPVDAAEAGYDASAIEVLEGLEPVRRRPGMYIGGTDEKALHHLFAEVIDNSMDEAVAGHASFIEVELEESGCLVVTDNGRGIPIDPHPKFPGKSALEVIMTTLHAGGKFDSKVYETSGGLHGVGISVVNALSDVLEVEVARNQTLYRQTFSRGHAQGPIETIGRVQNRRGTKVRFHPDAEIFGEHRFDPRRLFKMARSKAYLFGGVEIRWRCAPALLEGVENVPAEAVHRFPAGLKDYLAREIDGKELVADGVFAGKITKPGSHGSLEWAMAWLSNDDGFSSSYCNTIPTPEGGTHESGMRVALLRGLRDHAERVGQVKRMASVTADDVMLTCAAMLSVFIREPEFQGQTKDKLATLEASRIVEAAIRDAFDHWLAASPAQANKLLDWVIDRAEERLRRRQEKEVARKTATRKLRLPGKLADCSKAGAAGSEIFIVEGDSAGGSAKQARDRATQAILPLRGKILNVASASRDKLGANQLLSDLILALGCGIGKQYRHDDLRYEKVIIMTDADVDGAHIASLLITFFYRQMPELIEQGHLYLAVPPLYRLTQGAKSAYARDDRHKEQLLKTTFKSGKVEIGRFKGLGEMMPGQLKETTMDPKKRTLLRVEVVEEAKVATGDTVERLMGNKPEARFAFISERAVFADEIELDI, encoded by the coding sequence GTGAGCGAGGCCGCACGAGACCTGTTCGGCGCGGGCGGCAAGCCGCCCGGGACGCCGCCAGAGCCGAAGCCGCCGGCGGATCCGCTGAAGGCGGAGGCGGTGAAGCGCCCGAAGCCCGTCGCCGTGTCCGCGCCCGTGGACGCGGCGGAGGCCGGCTACGACGCCTCGGCGATCGAGGTGCTGGAGGGGCTGGAGCCGGTGCGGCGCCGGCCCGGCATGTATATCGGCGGCACCGACGAGAAGGCGCTCCACCACCTCTTCGCCGAGGTGATCGACAACTCGATGGACGAGGCGGTGGCGGGCCATGCCAGCTTCATCGAGGTCGAACTGGAGGAGAGCGGCTGCCTCGTCGTGACCGATAACGGCCGCGGCATCCCGATCGACCCGCATCCGAAATTCCCCGGCAAGTCGGCGCTCGAGGTCATTATGACCACGCTGCATGCCGGGGGTAAGTTCGATTCGAAGGTCTACGAGACCTCCGGCGGCCTGCACGGCGTCGGCATCTCGGTGGTGAACGCCCTCTCGGACGTGCTCGAGGTCGAGGTCGCCCGCAACCAGACCCTCTACCGCCAGACCTTCTCCCGCGGCCACGCGCAGGGGCCGATCGAGACGATCGGGCGGGTGCAGAACCGGCGCGGCACGAAGGTGCGCTTCCATCCCGATGCCGAGATCTTCGGCGAGCACAGGTTCGATCCGCGCCGCCTGTTCAAGATGGCGCGCTCGAAGGCCTACCTGTTCGGCGGCGTCGAGATCCGCTGGCGCTGCGCGCCCGCCCTGCTGGAGGGCGTCGAGAACGTCCCGGCGGAGGCCGTGCACCGCTTCCCGGCCGGTCTCAAGGACTATCTCGCCCGCGAGATCGACGGCAAGGAGCTGGTCGCCGACGGGGTCTTTGCCGGCAAGATCACCAAGCCGGGCAGCCACGGCTCGCTCGAATGGGCGATGGCGTGGCTGTCGAACGACGACGGCTTCTCGTCCTCCTACTGCAACACCATCCCGACGCCGGAGGGCGGCACCCACGAGAGCGGGATGCGGGTGGCCCTGCTGCGGGGCTTGCGCGACCACGCCGAGCGGGTCGGCCAGGTCAAGCGGATGGCCTCGGTCACCGCCGACGACGTGATGCTGACCTGCGCGGCGATGCTGTCGGTCTTCATCCGCGAGCCGGAGTTCCAGGGCCAGACCAAGGACAAGCTCGCGACGCTGGAGGCCTCCCGCATCGTCGAGGCGGCGATCCGCGACGCCTTCGACCACTGGCTCGCCGCTTCCCCGGCCCAGGCCAACAAGCTCCTCGACTGGGTGATCGACCGGGCCGAGGAGCGCCTGCGCCGGCGCCAGGAGAAGGAGGTCGCCCGCAAGACCGCGACCCGCAAGCTTCGCCTGCCCGGCAAGCTCGCCGATTGCTCGAAGGCCGGGGCCGCGGGCTCCGAGATCTTCATCGTCGAGGGCGATTCGGCCGGCGGCTCGGCCAAGCAGGCGCGCGACCGCGCCACCCAGGCGATCCTGCCCTTGCGCGGCAAGATCCTCAACGTCGCCTCGGCGAGCCGGGACAAGCTCGGGGCGAACCAGCTCCTCTCCGACCTGATCCTGGCGCTGGGCTGCGGCATCGGCAAGCAGTACCGGCACGACGACCTTCGCTACGAGAAGGTCATCATCATGACCGATGCCGACGTCGACGGCGCCCACATCGCCTCGCTGCTCATCACCTTCTTCTACCGGCAGATGCCGGAGCTGATCGAGCAGGGGCACCTCTACCTCGCCGTCCCGCCCCTCTACCGGCTGACGCAAGGGGCCAAGAGCGCCTATGCCCGGGACGACCGGCACAAAGAGCAGCTGCTCAAGACCACCTTCAAGTCGGGCAAGGTCGAGATCGGGCGCTTCAAGGGCCTCGGCGAGATGATGCCCGGCCAGCTCAAGGAGACCACGATGGATCCGAAGAAGCGCACGCTCCTGCGGGTCGAGGTGGTGGAAGAGGCGAAGGTCGCGACCGGCGACACGGTCGAGCGGCTGATGGGCAACAAGCCCGAGGCCCGCTTCGCCTTCATCTCCGAGCGGGCTGTCTTCGCCGACGAGATCGAGCTCGACATCTGA
- a CDS encoding DEAD/DEAH box helicase yields the protein MSFAELGLSEKVQQAVEAAGYTTPTPIQAQAIPHVLARRDVLGVAQTGTGKTAAFTLPMLTMLEQGRARARMPRTLVLEPTRELAAQVVENFERYGTNHKLNVALLIGGVSFADQDLKITRGVDVLIATPGRLLDHFERGKLLLTGVELLVIDEADRMLDMGFIPDIERIVKMVPFTRQTLFFSATMPPEIQRLADDFLHNPVRIEVARPASTATTITQRLVATGAEGHLKRKTLRKLIRAADELNNGIIFCNRKRDVAQLQKSLSNHGFNVAALHGDMDQRARMAALDAFRSGEVPLLVASDVAARGLDIPAVSHVFNFDVPHHAEDYVHRIGRTGRAGRSGAAFTLVGRGDEKSVAAIETLIGQPIPWAEGDLASLPDDEAAEPERRGRGGRGRRDEGRAEGRRDGSGRPESRSDEGGRRDETRRRRSRGNRQEGTQQEGTQQEGRRHEEAGAPAAPRRNGQAPRPTTPERRVPDERRHADERPAGRRNDRGRHRDDDAMPEAEIGMGAHVPAFLLRPVVLKKRTEGE from the coding sequence ATGTCATTCGCCGAACTGGGTTTAAGCGAGAAGGTCCAGCAGGCCGTCGAGGCTGCGGGCTACACCACGCCGACCCCGATCCAAGCCCAAGCCATTCCGCACGTCCTCGCGCGGCGCGACGTCCTGGGCGTCGCCCAGACCGGCACCGGCAAGACGGCGGCGTTCACGCTGCCGATGCTCACCATGCTCGAGCAGGGCCGGGCCCGGGCGCGGATGCCGCGCACGCTGGTCCTCGAGCCGACGCGCGAGCTCGCCGCGCAGGTGGTCGAGAATTTCGAGCGCTACGGCACCAACCACAAGCTCAACGTCGCGCTCCTGATCGGCGGCGTCTCGTTCGCCGACCAGGACCTCAAGATCACCCGCGGCGTCGACGTGCTGATCGCGACCCCCGGACGGCTCCTCGATCATTTCGAGCGCGGCAAGCTGCTGCTCACCGGCGTCGAGCTCCTGGTGATCGACGAGGCCGACCGGATGCTCGACATGGGGTTCATCCCCGACATCGAGCGCATCGTGAAGATGGTGCCGTTCACGCGCCAGACCTTGTTCTTCTCCGCGACGATGCCGCCGGAGATCCAGCGCCTCGCCGACGACTTCCTGCACAATCCCGTCCGCATCGAAGTGGCGCGCCCGGCCTCGACCGCCACCACCATCACCCAGCGGCTGGTCGCGACGGGAGCGGAAGGGCACCTGAAGCGCAAGACCTTGCGCAAGCTGATCCGCGCGGCGGACGAGCTCAATAACGGCATCATCTTCTGCAACCGCAAGCGCGACGTTGCGCAACTGCAGAAGTCGCTGTCGAACCACGGCTTCAACGTCGCGGCCCTGCACGGCGACATGGACCAGCGCGCCCGCATGGCGGCGCTCGACGCGTTCCGCTCGGGCGAGGTGCCGCTGCTCGTCGCCAGCGACGTGGCCGCCCGCGGCCTCGACATCCCGGCGGTGAGCCACGTCTTCAACTTCGACGTGCCGCACCACGCCGAGGATTACGTGCACCGGATCGGCCGCACCGGCCGGGCCGGCCGCTCCGGCGCCGCCTTCACCCTGGTGGGCCGCGGCGACGAGAAGTCGGTCGCGGCGATCGAGACGCTGATCGGCCAGCCGATCCCCTGGGCGGAGGGCGACCTCGCCAGCCTGCCCGACGACGAGGCCGCCGAGCCGGAGCGCCGCGGCCGGGGCGGTCGCGGCCGCCGCGACGAGGGACGGGCCGAGGGCCGGCGCGACGGATCCGGCCGGCCGGAATCCCGCAGCGACGAGGGCGGGCGCCGGGACGAGACACGCCGGCGCCGTTCCCGCGGCAACCGCCAAGAGGGCACCCAGCAAGAGGGCACCCAGCAAGAGGGTCGCCGGCACGAGGAGGCCGGGGCACCCGCGGCTCCGCGCCGCAACGGCCAGGCACCGCGGCCGACGACGCCGGAGCGCCGCGTGCCGGACGAGCGCCGTCACGCGGACGAGCGTCCCGCCGGCCGGCGCAACGACCGTGGCCGCCACCGCGACGACGACGCGATGCCGGAGGCTGAGATCGGCATGGGCGCTCACGTCCCTGCCTTCCTGCTACGGCCGGTTGTACTGAAGAAGCGGACAGAGGGCGAGTAG
- a CDS encoding SUF system Fe-S cluster assembly protein, with the protein MTDTPAASGANTPSLNAQVNASAIPPEEMDRLTDGIVAALKSVYDPEIPADIYELGLIYRVDIADDRNVAIDMTLTAPGCPVAGEMPGWVENAVSAVPGVAGCNVTMVFDPPWDQSRMSDEARIALDMW; encoded by the coding sequence ATGACCGATACCCCCGCCGCGAGCGGCGCGAATACCCCGTCGCTGAACGCCCAGGTGAACGCCTCCGCGATCCCGCCGGAGGAGATGGACCGTCTGACCGACGGCATCGTGGCGGCGCTCAAATCCGTCTACGATCCGGAGATTCCGGCCGACATCTACGAGCTCGGCTTGATCTACCGGGTCGACATCGCCGACGACCGCAATGTCGCCATCGACATGACGCTGACGGCGCCGGGCTGTCCCGTCGCCGGCGAGATGCCGGGCTGGGTCGAGAACGCCGTCTCGGCGGTGCCGGGCGTCGCCGGGTGCAACGTGACGATGGTGTTCGACCCGCCGTGGGACCAGAGCCGGATGTCCGACGAGGCCCGCATCGCGCTCGACATGTGGTGA
- a CDS encoding GGDEF domain-containing protein, whose amino-acid sequence MSDLSSADLDRSFLFGQRAMELMKAYRSSATPRSYAVWYTYVAGLNSQLIEAVKRLTAEHGTLADAHIDQLFETYLDGRKLSIETERASTGVLAEIEQIMEMLDAALGSTARYGASLQAFTQDLAAPAVNRARVREIVSSLVVTTRDVAANNRTLEARMRESRNEIETLRETLEAVRVESLTDPLTGIGNRKHFEEMLHKAVDHAAVQGQPVCLVVLDIDHFKRFNDLYGHLTGDQVLRLVAMTMRESVEPRTTIARFGGEEFGIILPGSDREEARAVAEKVRTSVMGRELVKRSTGESLGRITISVGLASYRRGDTAVSLLERADHCMFTAKRAGRNQVIDDSVSPETMDDVA is encoded by the coding sequence ATGTCTGACCTGAGCAGCGCCGACCTCGATCGGAGCTTCTTGTTCGGTCAGCGGGCCATGGAGCTGATGAAGGCGTACCGCTCATCGGCGACACCGCGCAGCTATGCGGTCTGGTACACCTACGTCGCCGGCCTGAACTCCCAGCTCATCGAGGCGGTGAAGCGGCTCACCGCCGAGCACGGCACCCTGGCCGACGCCCATATCGACCAGCTCTTCGAGACCTATCTCGACGGCCGCAAGCTCTCGATCGAGACCGAGCGGGCGAGCACCGGGGTGCTGGCCGAGATCGAGCAGATCATGGAGATGCTCGACGCCGCCCTGGGCTCCACCGCGCGCTACGGCGCATCGCTGCAGGCCTTCACCCAGGATCTCGCCGCACCGGCGGTGAACCGTGCCCGGGTACGGGAGATCGTGTCCTCCCTCGTCGTCACCACCCGGGACGTGGCCGCCAACAACCGCACCCTCGAGGCGCGGATGCGAGAGAGCCGCAACGAGATCGAGACCCTGCGCGAGACCCTGGAGGCGGTGCGCGTCGAGTCGCTGACCGACCCGCTCACCGGCATCGGCAACCGCAAGCATTTCGAGGAGATGCTGCACAAGGCCGTCGACCACGCCGCGGTGCAGGGCCAGCCGGTCTGCCTCGTCGTGCTCGACATCGACCACTTCAAGCGCTTCAACGACCTCTACGGCCACCTCACCGGCGACCAGGTGCTGCGGCTGGTGGCGATGACCATGCGCGAGAGCGTCGAGCCGCGCACCACCATCGCGCGGTTCGGGGGCGAGGAATTCGGCATCATCCTGCCGGGCAGCGACCGGGAGGAGGCACGGGCGGTGGCCGAGAAGGTCCGCACCAGCGTGATGGGCCGCGAACTGGTCAAGCGCTCAACCGGCGAGAGCCTGGGGCGGATCACCATCTCGGTCGGCCTCGCCTCCTACCGCCGCGGCGACACCGCGGTGTCGCTCCTGGAGCGCGCCGACCACTGCATGTTCACCGCCAAGCGGGCGGGCCGCAACCAGGTGATCGACGACAGCGTGTCGCCCGAGACGATGGACGACGTCGCCTGA
- the sufA gene encoding Fe-S cluster assembly scaffold SufA has translation MAPSFKVMSLTEAAAERIKGIMADAERPIAGLRVGVKNGGCAGMSYTMEYAEERKPGEDMIEDKGVRVFIDPKAVLFLLGTQMDFQTTKLSSQFVFNNPNQTSACGCGESVAITPADPNALTAAHA, from the coding sequence ATGGCACCGAGCTTCAAGGTGATGTCGCTGACCGAGGCCGCCGCCGAGCGGATCAAGGGCATCATGGCCGACGCTGAGCGCCCGATCGCGGGCCTGCGCGTCGGCGTCAAGAACGGCGGCTGCGCCGGGATGAGCTACACGATGGAATACGCCGAGGAGCGGAAACCCGGCGAGGACATGATCGAGGACAAGGGCGTCCGCGTCTTCATCGATCCGAAGGCGGTGCTGTTCCTGCTCGGGACTCAGATGGATTTCCAGACCACGAAGCTGTCGTCGCAGTTCGTGTTCAACAATCCGAACCAGACCTCGGCCTGCGGCTGCGGTGAATCCGTCGCGATCACGCCCGCCGATCCGAACGCCCTGACGGCCGCCCACGCCTGA
- a CDS encoding outer membrane protein: MKKILLASVALVGLSAAASAADLPRRAAPPPVFTPVPVFTWTGFYAGFNAGYGFGTNDNRGSTVVGVGPATGLVATPTVIAFPGQRSTDGFVGGGQVGYNYQFTPGSGIVVGVEADAQYVDFGRDRNRFAATGPIAAQQVFNPNGVAGLDYFGTVRGRLGYAWDRTLVYATGGFAYGSGGGRDFGLPNSSRDEFQTGWVVGGGVEYAIPTDSFLNFFRSSAVTLKVEGLYVNLDQGNRNNGAFAVNNAGNVVGLGSPGVVVVNAGPVRRETEFAVVRAGLNYKFNGF; encoded by the coding sequence ATGAAGAAGATCCTCCTCGCCTCCGTGGCCCTCGTCGGCCTGTCCGCGGCTGCTTCGGCCGCCGACCTGCCGCGCCGCGCGGCCCCGCCGCCGGTCTTCACGCCGGTGCCGGTGTTCACCTGGACGGGCTTCTACGCCGGTTTCAACGCCGGTTACGGCTTCGGCACCAATGACAACCGCGGCTCCACCGTCGTCGGCGTCGGCCCGGCCACCGGCCTCGTAGCCACCCCGACCGTGATCGCCTTCCCGGGCCAGCGCTCGACCGACGGCTTCGTCGGCGGCGGCCAGGTCGGCTACAACTACCAGTTCACCCCGGGCTCGGGCATCGTGGTCGGCGTCGAGGCCGACGCCCAGTACGTCGATTTCGGCCGTGACCGGAACCGCTTCGCCGCCACCGGCCCGATCGCCGCCCAGCAGGTGTTCAACCCGAACGGCGTCGCCGGCCTCGACTACTTCGGCACCGTCCGTGGCCGCCTCGGCTACGCCTGGGACCGCACCCTCGTGTACGCCACCGGCGGTTTCGCCTACGGTTCGGGCGGCGGCCGCGACTTCGGTCTGCCGAACAGCTCGCGTGACGAGTTCCAGACCGGCTGGGTCGTCGGCGGCGGCGTCGAGTACGCCATCCCGACCGACTCGTTCCTGAACTTCTTCCGTTCGTCGGCCGTGACCCTCAAGGTCGAAGGCCTGTACGTGAACCTGGATCAGGGCAACCGCAACAACGGCGCCTTCGCCGTGAACAACGCCGGCAACGTGGTCGGCCTCGGCTCGCCGGGCGTGGTCGTCGTGAACGCCGGCCCGGTCCGTCGCGAGACCGAGTTCGCGGTCGTCCGCGCCGGCCTGAACTACAAGTTCAACGGCTTCTAG
- the sufC gene encoding Fe-S cluster assembly ATPase SufC yields the protein MLEIKNLVVNIEDKRILNGLSLTVNDGEVAAIMGPNGSGKSTLSYVIAGKEDYEVLDGEILLDGENILEMEADARAAAGIFLAFQYPLEIPGVGTMTFLKAAMNAQRKTRGEEELTTPDFMRQVFAAADKLEINREMLKRALNVGFSGGEKKRMEILQMALLSPRFCVLDETDSGLDIDALRIVSEGVNALRAQNRSFLVITHYQRLLNHIVPDTVHVMAQGRVVKSGAKELALELEASGYAEYRASEAA from the coding sequence ATGCTGGAAATCAAGAACCTGGTCGTCAACATCGAGGACAAGCGCATCCTCAACGGCCTGAGCCTGACCGTCAACGACGGCGAGGTCGCCGCCATCATGGGGCCGAACGGCTCCGGCAAGTCGACCCTGTCCTACGTCATCGCCGGCAAGGAGGATTACGAGGTCCTCGACGGCGAGATCCTGCTCGACGGCGAGAACATCCTGGAGATGGAAGCGGATGCCCGCGCGGCGGCCGGCATCTTCCTGGCCTTCCAGTACCCGCTGGAGATCCCGGGCGTCGGCACGATGACCTTCCTCAAGGCGGCGATGAACGCCCAGCGCAAGACCCGCGGCGAGGAGGAGCTGACCACCCCCGACTTCATGCGCCAGGTCTTCGCGGCTGCCGACAAGCTCGAGATCAACCGCGAGATGCTCAAGCGCGCCCTCAATGTCGGGTTCTCCGGCGGCGAGAAGAAGCGCATGGAGATCCTCCAGATGGCGCTCCTGTCGCCGCGCTTCTGCGTCCTCGACGAGACCGATTCCGGCCTCGACATCGATGCGCTCCGCATCGTCTCGGAGGGCGTGAATGCGCTGCGCGCCCAGAACCGCAGCTTCCTGGTGATCACCCACTACCAGCGGCTCCTCAACCACATCGTGCCCGACACCGTGCACGTGATGGCGCAGGGCCGGGTGGTGAAGTCCGGGGCTAAGGAGCTCGCCCTCGAGCTCGAGGCCTCGGGCTATGCCGAGTACCGGGCGAGCGAGGCCGCGTGA